The following nucleotide sequence is from Macaca fascicularis isolate 582-1 chromosome 15, T2T-MFA8v1.1.
atcTTGATTTTTAACTGAATCTTTTTCGTGCTATGACATGATGGCCTTAATTTAACAGTTGAAGCATGATATGGTAACTACGTTGTACTGTTCAAACTAATTCACAACTGTAGCAAAGTGTTTGATTTTTAGTATATAACCAAGACGAGGCTGGACAGTAATAAACACAGAAACACTAGAAaacagtgaatgaataaatatgatttttcatCAGTGGCcattcattattttgcttttagaaACCTGGAAGAAATTGTCTTCTTTGACTTTCAAATGTTCTGGTAAATCTAGTTGTTTCTTAGCTTCTTCAATATCACCTTGAATTGCTGAAATAAGTGACTCTGCAGAGAGAATATACCAGGTAAAAATTATGAAAACCCGTTAACATACTCTTTACTACTCCTGTGTTTAGTCTCTCCTAAAAACTCACAGGCTGGCAGTATCTCTGGCACAGGGTAGATACCCAATAAATGTTCGTTCCATCACTCCTTCCAGGCCTAAGTCAATGGTACACAAAAGATATGTCcctaggccagacacagtggctcacgcctgtaatcctagtactttgggaggctgaggcgggcagatcacctgaggtggtcaggtgttcaagaccagcctggccaacatggtgaaacctgtctctactaaaaatacaaaaattagcgaggtgtggcggtgggcgcctgtaatcccagctactcaggagtctgagacaggagaatcacttgcacctgggaggtggaggctgcagtgagaggggccactgcactccagcctgggcaacaaagagcaaaactctgtctcaaaaaaaaaaaaaaaggtatgtccCTAATCTTACAATTTAAGAGAAAGGCACAGGCATAAATGTACACCGCAAATATCAAATGGAGGAAAAAAGCATTCACTATTCTTTTTGGTTGGTATTTACACTTGTAAAAGAAACTTTATAACAGAGTTAAAACCATCACACTGCACTAATACATACCTGATAACATTTGTTTCAAATGTTCTCTGATTTATTACATCTCAAACTTCACGCATTTTGAAAGACTTCATTAACTTCATACTGCTGGAGAGAAGCAGCCAGCCTGCTAGGTTCGAAGCCAGGCTCCGTTATTTACTATGTGACTTTGAGAATGTTACCTCATCTCTCTGTGCCATTTCCTCATCTGACAAATAGGCAAAATAATCCCTCACAGGTGAAAGAAGATAAattcatgtaaagcacttaaaacgGTGCCTGGCATATATTAAATGCTCAAATATTATCTGTCCTGCCATCATTATTACTGGTAGTAGTGGTAGAGGTACCTGTGGTAGCAGTAGTAATATTTAAGAAGATCAAAATAAGAACTTACCTAAAGAATCAAAGTTCTTTTCTGGTCTCAGGTAGCCAACAATGGCGACATTGAGGATTTCCCCATAGAAGTCTTCTTTGAAGGTATGCATGATATGTGTTTCCTATAGTCAAGACATGTCAGAAAGAGTGCTATCAGACTACAGTGTACTGAAATCTGAAATATATCTTCATATTTATGGTGAGTTAATTTAAATGAAACAATCAACACTCCTTAAACTTTTAAAGATTTAGCTTAAAATCTAAGTGCAGTTTTTCCTAAATTTTCCCAGCACTCCTGTTTGTGCCCCTATCTTATAAACATAACTGAGTGAGGTGGCAGTGTCTGGCATGATTTGCcattacttaaaaacaaacaaacaacaaaaaaaaaactgacatgtATCCAAGAAGGTAAATATCTTATCAAGGTGAGAAACCAGGACACCAAAGAGGGAATGAGCAAAGTATTAAAAGACGGTACTACTAAACAACTAGTTGTAAGGTCAGGATTTGCACACCTCTGACACACAACACGTATGGAAACTTCAGAGTGTGGCAGAGCTGAGGAATGATGGGGCAGGAAAGCCATGTAGCTTCCTGATCAGGGAGTGAAGTGGCAAAAGGGTTCAGGGCACATTAAAGCAAAATGCTGCATGAAGTAGAAAGTGCCTCAGAAGCTAGTTCAGCTAAATCATCGGGGCAGTACCATGGTTAAGAGCACTGATTTACAGTCAAAAGTCTGGGTTCCCACACTTGGTTAACTGTATAACTAGCTTCCAtggggctcagttttctcatgtgtaatgGGCAGGAGGCGGTTTGAGTTAGAAGATACATAAAGTACACCATGGCTTTGGGGCCATAAACCAATATATCTGACGtgtattctttcttttcagtaaacatttgaataataaaaaagaaactaagatatGTAAGACCAGTCAGGCGCAgcgggtcacgcctgtaatcccagcactttgggaggctgaggcaggaggatcgcttgagcccaaaagtttgagaccagtctgggtaacatgcagaaacctcatctctataaaaaaaaatttaaaatagccaggcatggtggcacatgcctgtggtccttcctagctactcgggaggctgtcatgggaagatcacttcaacccagaaagttgaggctgcagtgagctgagactgcaccattacactgcagcctgggtggcagagcaagaccctatctgaaaaaacaaaacaaaacaaaacaaaactctgttcTTCAACACAccattgagttaaaaaaaaaaaaagcaacacacaATGAAAGCAATTTGTAATATAATACACAGTTCCAACAAAGGAAGTGAACCTAGATATGTTACTAAGAACTTATTTAAGGTaagataacacatttttttttttctttttaaagggcAAAGGTCTGGCACAGGCACTTTATAGATGTGTGTTACTGGCAAAGGCAAGCAAAAGTTCAATTTTCCGCTGGTAAGGTACGCCTGTGTTTCAAATTCAATTTTTCCTAACACTCAAAAGGCATTCATTCCTTAACTGGCTGTATAATAACATTTTTGTTATCTGAGTAGCTAAAGACAAATTAGTTATGGGCTATTGGTCCCctccccttcttttccttcctcattcAATAGAATGGTATTTTGTGATCTTTCTATTGTTttccttgtctccaaaaaataattttcaaatcattaatattcaaaaataactgaaatactCAGGAAAATGTTAAGTAGTTCTGGGTCATTACTATTGCTTATGCCAGCATTTAGCTCTGTAGTTTTCCAGCAGTGACACACTTCACTTCTATTAACTCCACACAGAACAAAATGTAGCTTAACTGTAATTTGTTTTTGCCACACATTTGAGCTGACAAAAGATTCAGCCAAATCTAACAGATAAAACACTGAAGTTGTGGGGTCCTGTAAAAAGAGTAGGGCAGAAAAGTATACCCTCAGGtggtttaaaaaggaaaaagaaaagcaccaCTGTGGGACTGTATCAATAAGCGCCATCCACCATTCACGTAGTAACCTGTTTTATCTTAAGAGGGTGACCAAGTAATTGATGCATGAAGTAAACGGTGAATGAAGTGCATTAATTGTGGCAAGCTCAATTTTATGAAACAggcttttaaatcatttttatctttggTAAAGTGAGTCTTTCATAGACAGCAATTATCAAAGTCAGTATTATCATTTTGGTTTGTAACTCCACTCTTCATTTTCTacataagttaaaaaataaatgcataaaaaaaACAATCATTAATCTTTGTTATTTGGTACCACAATGTATAAGGATGTAATCTGAGCTGGATGCAGGCAGTGGCATGCACCCATAGTTCCAGCTCTCTGGAGGCTGAAGGAgtaagatcacttgagcccacgagtttgaagttacagtgtgCTACAACCTggcctgtgaacagccactgcacttcagtctgggcaacacagtgagcccccatcttaaaaaaaaaaaaaaaaaaaagatgcaatttGTGAGTTCTGTGTGCTATTGAAATTAAGTTGGTATAAACTTTTAGAATTTCAGGATGTTAAATATAAaccccatggtaaccacaaagataGTATCTATAGAAATACACAGAAAGCAATgagaaaggaattaaaatgtcactacaaaacaaaaaagcacactACCACAAAAGGCAGTAATAGAGGAAATGAGGGACATAAAAGTTATAAGGCATGtaaaaaacaaagagcaaaacaGTAGATGTCCCTCCTTATcagaaattactttaaatgtaaatgagttaaactctccaattaaaaggcagagattgccCAAAATTCCAGTATTTGAACTATGCTGTGATTACCATTGATAAGCTATTTCTGCAACGAATACTGCAGTATATTACTCTACGTCATCATACCATTTTCAGTTACAGAGCAAAATATAATGCTTACCATAGACTTCTTCGTATTCTTGTAATATGGGTTCCATCCTATGCTCACCACCATCTTATGGACATCTCCACTTCCAACACTGGCCCAACCATAGTAAATGCCAGTGGATATATCAGCTGGAAGATTATCTACTACTTGCTCAGGAAAATTAGCtaaacaacagaagaaaatattttgagtctTACAAATTTTGTATTAAATGTCTGTAGccgagtgcaatggctcatgcctgtaattctaggactttaagaggccaaggcaggagactcatgttgagctcaggggtttgagaccagccagggtaacatagcgagatcttgtctctactaaaaaattaaaaaattagctgggcaaggtggcctGCACCTATAGTCTAAGCtaccagagaggctgaggcaggaggatcagttgagccccaCAGATGGAGGCTGCGgtaagctatgatcgcaccaccactgcactccagcctgagtggcagagccagactctgtctcaaaataataataacaaacaaacaTCTGTAAAAATCACATGCAAGGCTAATGTAAATCATTACATTCACAAAACTCCTACAACTTTGCCTATAATTATCAATCCCATCCTTACATTTTCCGGCTCAGATTTCCCTCTCATATTTATGTGGATAGGTTATGAATAAAGTACCAGGTAAGTATATAAAGCTCTCCAAAAAAAGCCATACTCTGAGTAGTAGGCAAAAAACAAGTACCAGAGTAGATGGATTTTTTTCAGATCTGTTCTTTCCTAACCAGGTACTGAATCacttgaaaagtttttttttttttttttttttttttgagacggtgtctcactctgtcacccagggctggagggcggtggcacgatctcacctcactgctgcctccctctcccggattcaagcgattctcctgcctcagg
It contains:
- the RFK gene encoding riboflavin kinase, translating into MPRADCIMRHLPYFCRGQVVRGFGRGSKQLGIPTANFPEQVVDNLPADISTGIYYGWASVGSGDVHKMVVSIGWNPYYKNTKKSMETHIMHTFKEDFYGEILNVAIVGYLRPEKNFDSLESLISAIQGDIEEAKKQLDLPEHLKVKEDNFFQVSKSKIMNGH